The bacterium genomic interval GCGCTTGCGCATTCGGACTCTTCGCTGGCACAAATTGCTCTTTCGGCTGGATTTTCAGATCACAGTCACTTTTCCAGAATCTTCAAACGATTCATGCGAGTCACTCCAACACAGTATCGCGCTGCATCCTGCCCGCGCAAATTGAATTCTTGAAAGATCGGAAGCACATCATTTTTCAGGAGCTTCTGCCTCTGCGACGCGCGCATGGGATTGCGAAAGTTTTTCAATATTCTTCTGGAAGAGCATTTCGGCGAGATCGCCAAGTAACATGGCAACCATTCCCCCAAGTTTCACTTGCATCTGAGTTCTAACCACAGTTCCATCGTTGGATGTTTCCAGGGTGGTCGTTCGAATCGATCCTTCCATCGGACCATCTTTGAAATACCGGATATAACGATGCGGAGGTTCCAAAACCGTTTCAATGGTGGCCTGTTGTTTTCCGGCCATTGTTTTGATTACTTCTTCTGTCATGACTCGATTGCCTTCCCGCTGAACCTTCACGCTTTCATAAGTTTCGGGATAAAGCTGCGGCCAGTGCTCGAAGTCGGTCCAGACCTCAAAGACTTTTTTGGCGGAGGCCTTCACAAAGATCTCATGATTGAGTTCAAATTCTTTCATGATTTACTCCGGTATTGGAAATGCAAATGCAAATGTGTACGTTATCAGGACAATTCCTATGCGGTG includes:
- a CDS encoding SRPBCC family protein → MKEFELNHEIFVKASAKKVFEVWTDFEHWPQLYPETYESVKVQREGNRVMTEEVIKTMAGKQQATIETVLEPPHRYIRYFKDGPMEGSIRTTTLETSNDGTVVRTQMQVKLGGMVAMLLGDLAEMLFQKNIEKLSQSHARVAEAEAPEK